One genomic region from Gemmatimonadota bacterium encodes:
- a CDS encoding VanZ family protein, producing the protein MPSLPSSFFSSGRERRLWTCAFVAVAAIYSTLGFAGTLAARFAGTGVGEWIFAAACLLILIAVVTQGLSRRPTAAEWGVALGIAAVYALVFARMAIPTERSHLVEYGVVAICIHAALVERAARGGEVPVPALLTVAATGSLGALDEFIQIVVPNRTYDPVDMLFNVLAGVMAVGASVALAAARRWVAARKRTS; encoded by the coding sequence ATGCCATCCCTACCTTCCTCCTTTTTCTCTTCCGGACGGGAGCGCCGTCTCTGGACCTGTGCGTTCGTCGCCGTGGCGGCCATCTACTCGACCCTCGGATTTGCCGGCACCCTCGCGGCTCGGTTCGCAGGAACCGGCGTGGGCGAATGGATCTTTGCCGCAGCGTGCCTCCTGATTCTGATCGCCGTCGTCACGCAAGGCTTGAGCAGGCGCCCGACCGCAGCCGAGTGGGGGGTCGCCCTCGGGATCGCCGCTGTCTACGCGCTCGTCTTCGCGCGCATGGCGATTCCGACCGAACGTTCGCACTTGGTCGAGTACGGCGTCGTGGCCATCTGCATCCACGCCGCGCTCGTGGAGCGGGCCGCTCGCGGCGGAGAGGTTCCCGTACCGGCACTGCTGACCGTCGCGGCAACCGGATCGCTGGGCGCGCTGGACGAGTTCATCCAGATCGTCGTACCGAACCGCACGTACGACCCCGTCGACATGCTCTTCAACGTGCTGGCCGGGGTGATGGCGGTCGGCGCATCCGTCGCGCTTGCCGCCGCGAGGAGGTGGGTCGCGGCCCGGAAGCGGACCTCGTGA
- a CDS encoding TolC family protein has translation MSTPRIVAVAHAIAVLHSTAAACAEAQTLTYSTNGDTALAALIEEAVERNPQLRAARLEWVAAEARIPQASVLPNPTVSFTQHVLGPQTRVGPQFSNISLSQSMPWFGTLADRAAMAESESAIRGESYQALRAEIVRRVKLAWYDLIYLDRALRVTGEEEELLRHYESLARARYSQGSGQLQEAVKLQAEITRVLNRRQELLQQRTDTEALLNHLTARQIGAAIAPVLDVGYRPQDPIDAETLQEIGLAVRPEIAAARMGVERSRHAVSLANRRSRPGLTVGIAWGAVLPRRDDPGLALPPAGNGRDHFSLTLGASIPFSRTANRAAVEEASAKLAAAEETYRDLTAGAAMGVRTAAFRLETVARQLDLFERALIPQAEHALRTTEEAYSTGVTGVVELLDSERLLLDVRLGFARLQSDYMKASAEMERATGSPFPTSAGNDGTSAGGPTFLVDPGSKEVGS, from the coding sequence ATGTCCACACCGCGAATCGTGGCGGTCGCACATGCGATCGCCGTTCTCCACAGCACCGCCGCCGCGTGCGCCGAAGCGCAAACGCTCACGTACAGTACGAACGGCGACACGGCGTTGGCCGCCCTCATCGAGGAAGCCGTCGAGCGCAACCCGCAGCTCCGAGCTGCACGGCTGGAATGGGTGGCCGCCGAGGCGCGCATCCCCCAGGCATCGGTGCTGCCCAATCCCACCGTGTCCTTCACTCAACACGTGCTCGGCCCCCAGACGAGGGTCGGACCGCAGTTTTCCAACATCTCGCTGAGCCAGTCCATGCCCTGGTTCGGCACCCTCGCGGACCGCGCCGCCATGGCCGAGTCCGAGTCCGCGATTCGCGGCGAGTCCTACCAGGCGTTGAGAGCCGAGATCGTGCGCCGGGTCAAACTGGCCTGGTACGATCTCATTTATCTCGACCGGGCGTTGCGGGTAACCGGTGAGGAGGAGGAGCTTCTGCGGCACTACGAGTCTCTCGCTCGGGCGCGCTACTCCCAGGGCTCGGGCCAGTTGCAGGAGGCGGTAAAGCTCCAAGCCGAGATTACACGGGTCCTGAACCGACGACAGGAGCTGCTGCAGCAACGGACGGATACCGAAGCCCTGCTGAACCATCTGACGGCCCGACAGATCGGGGCCGCTATTGCGCCGGTCCTCGACGTCGGATATCGTCCCCAGGACCCCATCGACGCCGAAACCTTGCAGGAGATCGGCCTCGCAGTCAGGCCGGAGATCGCCGCGGCCCGGATGGGTGTGGAGAGAAGCCGACACGCAGTAAGCTTGGCCAACCGACGTTCCCGGCCCGGTCTTACGGTCGGCATCGCCTGGGGTGCCGTGCTGCCCCGACGCGACGATCCGGGACTCGCCCTCCCTCCCGCAGGCAACGGCCGGGACCATTTCAGCCTGACTCTCGGTGCCAGCATTCCCTTCTCCAGAACCGCGAACCGAGCGGCCGTGGAGGAAGCTTCGGCCAAGCTGGCGGCGGCCGAAGAGACCTACCGGGACCTGACCGCCGGCGCGGCCATGGGCGTGCGCACCGCCGCGTTCCGCCTGGAGACCGTCGCCCGGCAACTCGATCTCTTCGAACGAGCGCTGATCCCGCAGGCCGAACACGCGCTCCGCACGACCGAAGAGGCGTATTCCACCGGGGTCACCGGCGTGGTCGAACTCCTTGACAGCGAACGACTGCTTCTCGATGTCCGGCTCGGCTTCGCGCGGCTGCAATCCGACTACATGAAGGCGTCGGCGGAGATGGAACGCGCGACCGGATCTCCGTTTCCGACCTCCGCCGGGAACGACGGGACGTCGGCGGGCGGCCCGACCTTCCTCGTCGACCCGGGCTCCAAGGAGGTGGGATCATGA
- a CDS encoding efflux RND transporter periplasmic adaptor subunit codes for MTAPQRMRGTWFAAFGIVVGLVIGVGGTALLLSSRIGGEAEENTRQGTTARGDDLAASDTDGARRILYWRAPMDPNYTSDRPGRSPMGMDLVPVYEDAPLPQADTDSDAVGAESGIRVSRSFLQNFAVRTAEVRRGALPVTIRTVGTLAHNEERVVSVQTKYEGWIERASVNNVGETVARGDALFEIYSPQLVTTQREFLGAMDYLRRLQALGASPEAVGRAQSLLAAARERLLYWDMTAAQIEALAESQTIERTIQVFSPADGFIVEKMGDSMEGMKLGPGMTVLKIADHSVLWAETEFYEGDLRHVREGQTVTVVADAFPGQEWTGRILFFRPAVDTRTRTLTAFVEVANPSLQLRPMMYVDVTVRASGSADALTVPAEAILHSGTRAVAIVARGEGMFEPREVVLGVESDGRQEVTDGLAEGESVVVSSQFLIDSDANLRGAISQLLSEAEPTASEGAAADTATPGHNHN; via the coding sequence ATGACGGCGCCCCAGCGAATGCGCGGCACCTGGTTCGCGGCGTTCGGGATCGTGGTGGGTCTCGTGATCGGAGTGGGGGGAACGGCCCTGCTGCTGTCGTCCCGGATCGGCGGAGAAGCGGAAGAGAACACGCGGCAGGGCACGACCGCCCGGGGTGACGACCTGGCCGCGAGCGACACGGACGGTGCGCGACGGATCCTGTACTGGCGCGCACCCATGGATCCGAACTACACCTCGGACCGGCCCGGAAGGTCCCCCATGGGGATGGATCTCGTTCCCGTCTACGAAGACGCACCTTTACCGCAGGCGGACACGGATTCGGATGCCGTCGGTGCAGAGAGCGGCATCCGCGTGAGCCGGTCCTTCCTCCAGAACTTCGCGGTGCGAACTGCGGAGGTCCGTCGGGGAGCGCTGCCGGTCACGATCCGAACCGTCGGAACCCTGGCCCACAACGAGGAACGGGTCGTGTCGGTGCAGACGAAGTACGAGGGGTGGATCGAACGCGCCAGCGTCAACAACGTGGGTGAGACCGTGGCCAGGGGTGACGCGCTCTTCGAGATTTATAGCCCGCAACTGGTCACGACCCAGCGCGAGTTCCTGGGAGCGATGGACTACCTGCGACGCCTGCAAGCCCTGGGCGCTTCACCGGAGGCCGTGGGACGGGCGCAATCCCTCCTCGCGGCGGCACGGGAGCGGCTGCTCTACTGGGACATGACCGCAGCCCAGATCGAGGCGTTGGCGGAGTCGCAGACCATCGAACGAACGATCCAGGTCTTCTCGCCCGCCGACGGCTTCATAGTCGAGAAGATGGGCGATTCCATGGAGGGGATGAAGCTCGGCCCCGGAATGACGGTCCTGAAGATCGCCGACCACTCCGTTCTGTGGGCCGAAACCGAGTTCTACGAGGGCGATCTCCGCCATGTTCGCGAAGGCCAGACCGTGACCGTGGTGGCCGATGCGTTTCCCGGACAGGAATGGACGGGTCGCATCCTCTTCTTCCGCCCGGCCGTGGATACGCGCACGAGAACGCTGACCGCGTTCGTCGAAGTCGCAAATCCGTCGCTCCAGCTCAGGCCGATGATGTACGTCGATGTGACGGTGCGGGCGAGCGGGTCCGCAGACGCCCTGACCGTGCCTGCCGAAGCGATCCTGCACAGCGGGACGCGCGCGGTGGCGATAGTGGCGCGCGGCGAAGGGATGTTCGAGCCCCGCGAGGTCGTGCTCGGCGTGGAGAGCGACGGGAGGCAGGAGGTGACCGACGGACTTGCCGAGGGTGAATCCGTGGTTGTCTCGTCCCAGTTCCTCATCGACTCGGACGCGAACCTCAGAGGTGCGATCTCGCAACTGCTCAGCGAAGCGGAGCCGACGGCGTCCGAGGGCGCGGCGGCCGATACGGCCACCCCCGGCCACAACCACAACTGA
- a CDS encoding efflux RND transporter permease subunit: MLERIVDFSIRNRLLVVLGAALVIGLGAVSLNRSPVDAIPDLSDVQVIIQTDYPGQAPRIVEDQVTYPLATRMLGAPFAQVVRGYSYFGVSFVYVIFEDGTDPYWARSRVLEYLDAVSDQLPSGANPTLGPDATGVGWAFVYALKSELQDLGELRSIQDWYLKQELSAVPGVSEVASVGGFVRQYQVTVDPNRLRAFDLSISEIREAIRASNSDVGGGLIEVAEKEFMIRGLGYVRSVEDIRRIGLGAGVDGTPILLEDVARVSVGPESRRGLAEWNGEGEIVGGIVVVRPGTDVRKVIDDVKAKLAEIGPGLPDGVEIEVAYDRTSLIDRAVASIRASLLQQLLIVGLVCLIFLSHIRSGFVAVVALPTGILLAMIAVKLQGLTLNIMSLGGIAVAIGTMVDAGIVMVENAHRHIARSGGRRSRWEVVAGAAREVGPSLFLALLVITVSFMPVFALEAQEGRLFRPLAFTKTYAMTAAALLSVTLVPVLVGYWVRGRIRRPSATPAGRVLAGAYRPVVGFVLRFRGWVIGAAVIALLATWLPWSRLGSEFMPPLWEGDLLYMPTTLPGVSITEAREILQQTDRVIRTFPEVRHVFGKVGRAESATDPAPLSMIETTIALKPRSEWRPGMTPDALIAEMDAALTIPGLTNAWTMPIRGRIDMLSTGIRTPVGIKVAGPDLAELDRLGREIEAVVRDVPGTASVYADRLLGGNYLDIEIDRVAIARHGLTVQDVQDVIRTAIGGMNITTTVEGLERYPVNLRYGRELRDDLPGLRSVLVATPDGHNVPLGELVGMEYASGPPSIKSEGARPNAWVYVDVRDTDLGSYVKTAREAVTNGVSLPEGYTLAWSGRYEFLERAEERLALLIPLTLFLIFVLIYVATKSATETLLVLAGVPFAVAGSFWLLHALDYDLSVAAWVGVIALAGLYAETAIVFLLYLNISYRDYRDRGLLTDRGALVQAIRKGAVRRVRPVVMTIATDVFGLLPIMWSAGAGADVMKRIAAPLVGGVVTSGAVVLLLLPVGFLLLKQRGLPKATEVAKADG, encoded by the coding sequence ATGTTGGAGCGAATTGTCGACTTTTCCATACGGAATCGGCTGCTGGTCGTGCTGGGAGCCGCGCTGGTCATCGGGTTGGGGGCGGTATCGCTCAACAGGTCTCCGGTCGATGCGATTCCCGACCTCTCCGACGTCCAGGTCATCATCCAGACCGATTACCCCGGGCAGGCGCCGCGCATCGTCGAGGACCAGGTCACCTATCCGCTCGCGACTCGGATGCTGGGTGCGCCCTTCGCACAGGTGGTCCGAGGATATTCGTACTTCGGCGTGTCTTTCGTTTATGTGATCTTCGAAGACGGCACCGATCCCTACTGGGCCAGAAGCCGTGTGCTGGAGTACCTCGATGCCGTCTCGGATCAGCTTCCGTCCGGTGCAAACCCGACCCTCGGTCCCGATGCCACGGGAGTCGGATGGGCGTTCGTCTACGCCCTGAAGTCCGAGCTCCAGGATCTCGGCGAGCTGCGGTCGATCCAGGACTGGTACCTGAAACAGGAGCTGAGCGCGGTGCCGGGCGTCTCGGAAGTGGCCAGCGTGGGTGGCTTCGTGCGCCAGTATCAGGTCACGGTAGACCCCAATCGTCTCCGAGCGTTCGATCTCTCCATTTCGGAGATTCGCGAAGCGATTCGGGCGAGCAACAGCGACGTGGGTGGCGGGTTGATCGAAGTCGCCGAGAAGGAGTTCATGATCCGGGGTCTCGGCTACGTCCGGTCGGTCGAAGACATCCGGCGCATCGGTCTCGGAGCTGGCGTGGACGGCACGCCGATTCTGTTGGAGGACGTGGCGCGGGTGAGCGTGGGGCCGGAGAGCAGACGCGGGCTTGCCGAGTGGAACGGCGAGGGTGAGATCGTAGGCGGAATCGTGGTGGTGCGGCCGGGGACCGACGTCCGCAAGGTGATCGACGATGTGAAGGCCAAGCTTGCGGAGATCGGGCCCGGTCTGCCGGACGGCGTCGAGATCGAGGTCGCCTACGATCGCACATCCCTGATCGACCGCGCGGTCGCGAGCATCCGGGCGAGCCTCCTGCAACAGCTCCTGATCGTAGGCCTGGTGTGTCTGATCTTCCTCTCTCACATCCGAAGCGGGTTCGTCGCCGTCGTGGCGCTGCCCACCGGGATCCTGCTGGCGATGATCGCAGTGAAGCTTCAGGGGCTGACGCTCAACATCATGTCGCTGGGGGGCATCGCGGTCGCGATCGGAACCATGGTCGACGCCGGGATCGTGATGGTCGAGAACGCCCACAGGCATATCGCGCGGAGCGGGGGCCGACGGTCGCGCTGGGAGGTGGTCGCGGGTGCGGCTCGCGAGGTCGGCCCGTCCCTCTTCCTGGCCTTGCTGGTGATCACCGTGTCGTTCATGCCGGTCTTCGCGCTGGAAGCGCAGGAGGGACGTCTCTTCCGACCGCTCGCCTTCACCAAGACCTACGCGATGACGGCGGCGGCCCTGCTCTCGGTGACGCTCGTGCCGGTGCTGGTGGGCTACTGGGTGCGGGGAAGGATTCGTCGGCCGTCCGCAACGCCGGCAGGGCGGGTTCTTGCGGGCGCGTACAGGCCGGTCGTCGGGTTCGTGCTGCGTTTTCGCGGATGGGTGATCGGAGCAGCCGTGATCGCGCTTCTGGCGACCTGGCTGCCGTGGTCGCGCCTCGGTTCGGAGTTCATGCCGCCGTTGTGGGAGGGGGATCTGCTCTACATGCCCACGACCCTCCCGGGGGTGTCGATCACCGAGGCCCGAGAAATCCTCCAACAGACGGATCGGGTCATCCGCACCTTCCCCGAGGTCCGGCACGTGTTCGGGAAGGTCGGCCGAGCGGAATCCGCTACCGATCCGGCACCGCTCTCAATGATCGAGACCACCATCGCCCTCAAGCCGCGAAGCGAGTGGAGGCCCGGAATGACGCCTGACGCGCTGATCGCGGAGATGGACGCGGCTCTCACGATTCCCGGATTGACGAACGCATGGACGATGCCGATCCGGGGCCGCATCGACATGCTGTCCACCGGCATCAGGACGCCGGTCGGGATCAAGGTGGCCGGACCCGATCTGGCCGAGCTCGACCGACTGGGTCGAGAGATTGAGGCGGTCGTGAGGGACGTGCCGGGCACGGCCAGCGTCTATGCCGACCGCCTCCTGGGCGGCAACTACCTCGATATCGAGATCGACCGGGTCGCGATCGCGCGCCACGGGTTGACCGTTCAGGACGTGCAGGACGTGATCCGGACCGCGATCGGCGGCATGAACATCACCACGACGGTGGAGGGGCTAGAGCGCTATCCGGTGAATCTGCGCTACGGTCGGGAACTGAGAGACGACCTTCCGGGGTTGCGTTCCGTGCTGGTCGCGACACCGGACGGGCACAACGTGCCGCTGGGAGAACTCGTCGGCATGGAGTACGCTTCGGGACCCCCCAGCATCAAGAGCGAGGGGGCGAGGCCGAACGCCTGGGTGTACGTCGATGTCCGCGACACCGACCTTGGGAGCTACGTGAAAACGGCTCGCGAGGCGGTCACGAACGGCGTGTCTCTACCGGAAGGATACACGCTGGCCTGGAGCGGCCGGTACGAGTTCCTGGAGCGCGCGGAAGAACGCCTTGCTCTGCTCATTCCGCTCACGCTCTTCCTGATCTTCGTCCTCATCTACGTCGCCACGAAATCGGCGACCGAGACCCTGCTCGTGCTGGCGGGCGTCCCGTTCGCCGTGGCGGGATCCTTCTGGCTGCTCCATGCGCTCGACTACGATCTCAGCGTCGCCGCGTGGGTCGGCGTGATCGCGCTCGCCGGCCTCTATGCGGAAACCGCCATCGTCTTCCTTCTCTACCTCAACATCTCGTACCGGGACTACCGGGATCGCGGGCTGCTCACCGACCGGGGCGCACTCGTGCAGGCGATCCGAAAGGGTGCGGTGCGGCGGGTTCGCCCCGTCGTCATGACCATCGCGACCGACGTGTTCGGACTGCTGCCGATCATGTGGAGCGCGGGCGCCGGAGCCGACGTGATGAAGAGAATAGCGGCCCCGCTGGTGGGCGGGGTCGTCACGTCGGGAGCCGTCGTGCTGCTGCTCCTGCCGGTGGGCTTCCTACTGTTGAAGCAGAGAGGTCTGCCGAAGGCGACGGAGGTCGCGAAGGCGGACGGTTAG
- a CDS encoding tryptophan 2,3-dioxygenase has protein sequence MSESPQPLDYPQYIALPELLSLQRPLSDPPEHDEMLFVIVHQVHELWFKAALHELDRGCELLIGGDGARVAATLRRVRSIMKVLVAQMDVLETMTPVEFESFRDRLETASGFQSAQFRELEFTLGIKRASLLKGFPDLDEQQRLARRLEEPSLWDAFLRFLARGGYHVPESALDRDLTEPVTPDLGVQEMLAGAYRSDPALVNLCERLVDLDEGFQEWRYRHVKVVERTIGTKPGTGDSAGAAYLATTVKPAFPDLWEMRSAL, from the coding sequence ATGAGTGAGAGTCCGCAACCGTTGGACTACCCGCAGTACATAGCGCTGCCGGAGCTGCTGTCGCTGCAGCGGCCCCTCTCCGACCCTCCGGAGCACGACGAGATGCTCTTCGTCATCGTGCACCAGGTCCACGAACTGTGGTTCAAGGCCGCGCTCCACGAGCTTGATCGCGGCTGCGAGCTCCTGATCGGAGGAGACGGGGCCCGCGTCGCCGCCACTCTCAGGCGCGTGCGCTCTATCATGAAGGTGCTGGTGGCTCAGATGGACGTCCTGGAGACGATGACCCCCGTGGAGTTCGAGTCCTTCCGCGACCGGCTCGAAACCGCCAGCGGGTTCCAGTCCGCCCAATTCCGGGAGCTGGAGTTCACGCTCGGCATCAAACGGGCTTCGTTGCTCAAGGGTTTTCCGGACCTGGACGAGCAGCAGCGCTTGGCGAGGAGGCTCGAGGAGCCGTCGCTCTGGGACGCGTTCCTCCGGTTTCTGGCCCGCGGAGGGTACCACGTTCCGGAGTCCGCCCTCGATCGCGACCTGACCGAACCCGTCACGCCGGACCTCGGAGTGCAGGAAATGCTGGCCGGGGCCTACCGCTCCGACCCGGCGCTGGTCAACCTGTGCGAGCGTCTCGTGGATCTCGACGAGGGATTCCAGGAGTGGCGGTACAGGCACGTCAAGGTTGTGGAGCGTACGATCGGCACCAAACCGGGTACGGGCGACAGCGCGGGCGCGGCCTACCTGGCGACCACGGTCAAGCCCGCCTTCCCCGACCTGTGGGAGATGAGGTCGGCCTTGTGA
- a CDS encoding bifunctional salicylyl-CoA 5-hydroxylase/oxidoreductase, with protein sequence MKVNVVGGGPGGLFAALLLKKDDPSRTVEVFERNRPDDTFGFGVVFSDATLQEVADADPATLRAVEKRFHHWDDIHIHYRGHLLKSTGHGFAGLSRRELLLLLHRRCRELGIELNFEAEADDLGPLLDADLVIGADGVNSMVRSRFADTFEPSVDLRPNRFVWLGTTRPFPAFTFWFREDEHGLWRVHAYQYDARGRSTFIVEATEETWRRAGMDAASEEETVRFLSRLFAEELNGHPLIRNRSTWRRFTTVTNVRWSAGNVVLVGDAAHTAHFSVGSGTRLALLDAISLAEALRENGPDGRGREELGRALAAYEAERRRPAESLQRAAQASLQWFEDTERYIRLEPEQFGFSLLTRSLRISHENLRERDPAFVRKVDAWVARESEIQAGVTIAEHEAALGIARAAGDRSPPPPLFTPFRIRELMLPNRVGVSAMCQYSARDGSVNDWHLVNLGSRAVGGAGLVMAEMTAVGRDGRISPGCAGIYLDQHVGAWRRLVDFVKRFTPVRIGIQLGHAGRKGATRLDWEGPNEPLEEGGWPIVSASPVGYFEHSPVPAELDEAGMDALVADFERSTEMAIEAGFDIVEIHMAHGYLLASFLSPLTNRRADRYGGTLENRMRFPLRVVRAVRDLWPDERPLSVRLSAVDWWPGGTEPEDAVDISRALKACGCDIVDVSAGQTVPYQRPRYGRQFQTPFADRIRHEVGIATMAVGNISSFEDVNGIIAAGRADLCLMARAHLWDPYWTRHAAHALGYPLPWPSQYETLKDYTPRFGATGGAYGPDTGDE encoded by the coding sequence TCGTCTTCTCGGACGCGACCCTGCAGGAGGTCGCCGACGCCGACCCGGCCACGCTTCGGGCCGTCGAGAAACGGTTCCACCACTGGGACGACATCCACATCCACTATCGGGGCCACCTACTGAAGTCCACCGGCCACGGCTTCGCAGGGCTCTCGCGCCGCGAACTCCTTCTGCTGCTGCACCGCCGCTGCCGCGAGCTCGGGATCGAGCTCAATTTCGAGGCTGAGGCGGACGACCTGGGGCCGCTCCTCGACGCCGACCTGGTAATCGGCGCCGACGGGGTCAACAGCATGGTGCGCAGCCGCTTCGCCGACACCTTCGAGCCCTCCGTCGACCTGCGTCCCAACCGTTTCGTCTGGCTGGGGACGACCCGGCCCTTTCCCGCCTTCACCTTCTGGTTCCGAGAAGACGAGCACGGACTCTGGCGTGTCCACGCTTACCAGTACGACGCCCGGGGCCGCTCGACCTTCATCGTGGAAGCCACGGAGGAGACCTGGCGGCGAGCGGGGATGGACGCGGCGAGCGAGGAGGAAACGGTCCGCTTCCTCTCGCGCCTGTTCGCCGAGGAGCTGAACGGCCACCCGCTGATCCGAAACCGGTCGACTTGGCGGCGATTCACGACGGTGACGAACGTGCGCTGGTCGGCAGGCAACGTCGTGCTGGTCGGAGACGCGGCCCACACCGCCCACTTCTCGGTGGGGTCCGGCACCCGCCTGGCCTTGCTCGACGCGATCAGTCTTGCGGAGGCGTTGCGAGAGAACGGGCCGGACGGTCGCGGCCGGGAAGAGCTGGGTCGAGCTCTCGCCGCCTACGAGGCCGAGCGTCGCCGCCCGGCGGAGTCGCTCCAACGCGCCGCCCAGGCAAGCCTCCAATGGTTCGAGGACACCGAACGCTACATCCGTCTGGAGCCCGAACAATTCGGCTTCTCTCTGCTCACCCGCAGCCTGCGCATCTCCCACGAGAACCTGCGCGAGCGCGACCCCGCCTTCGTCCGGAAGGTGGACGCCTGGGTGGCGCGAGAGTCGGAGATTCAGGCCGGGGTGACGATAGCTGAGCACGAAGCTGCGCTGGGGATCGCGCGCGCCGCTGGAGACCGCTCGCCTCCGCCCCCTCTATTCACTCCGTTTCGCATTCGGGAACTCATGCTGCCCAACCGGGTGGGCGTGTCGGCCATGTGCCAGTACTCGGCCCGGGACGGCTCGGTCAACGACTGGCACCTCGTCAACCTCGGGTCGCGCGCCGTCGGCGGAGCCGGACTCGTCATGGCCGAGATGACCGCCGTCGGGCGCGACGGACGCATCTCGCCGGGATGCGCGGGCATCTATCTGGACCAACACGTCGGGGCGTGGCGCCGTCTCGTCGATTTCGTGAAGCGCTTCACACCCGTGCGGATCGGGATCCAGCTCGGCCACGCCGGGCGCAAGGGCGCGACCCGGCTCGACTGGGAGGGGCCGAACGAGCCTCTGGAAGAGGGCGGCTGGCCGATCGTTTCGGCATCACCCGTCGGGTACTTCGAGCACAGCCCTGTGCCTGCGGAGCTGGACGAGGCGGGTATGGACGCGCTGGTCGCGGATTTCGAACGCTCGACCGAGATGGCCATCGAGGCCGGCTTCGACATCGTCGAGATACACATGGCGCACGGGTATCTCCTCGCCAGTTTCCTGTCGCCCTTGACCAACCGTCGGGCCGACCGCTACGGCGGAACCCTAGAGAACCGGATGCGCTTTCCGCTGCGCGTGGTGAGGGCCGTGCGCGATTTGTGGCCGGACGAGCGCCCGCTCTCCGTGCGCCTGTCCGCGGTCGACTGGTGGCCCGGGGGCACCGAGCCCGAGGACGCCGTGGATATTTCGCGCGCGCTCAAGGCCTGCGGCTGCGACATCGTCGACGTCTCGGCCGGCCAGACGGTCCCCTACCAGCGGCCCCGGTACGGTCGTCAGTTCCAGACGCCCTTCGCGGACCGCATTCGCCACGAGGTCGGAATCGCCACGATGGCCGTCGGGAACATCTCGTCGTTCGAGGACGTGAACGGGATCATCGCGGCGGGAAGGGCCGATCTCTGCCTCATGGCCCGCGCTCACTTGTGGGACCCGTACTGGACCAGGCACGCAGCACACGCGCTCGGGTATCCCCTTCCGTGGCCTTCGCAATACGAGACGCTGAAAGACTACACGCCGCGGTTCGGGGCGACCGGCGGCGCCTACGGACCGGATACCGGAGATGAGTGA